A window of Candidatus Nanoarchaeia archaeon contains these coding sequences:
- a CDS encoding lycopene cyclase domain-containing protein, with amino-acid sequence MALNPWLTASLVLLSVWLLIWLVKPKLRKEMFWVSIFTAPFGLTEHLFVPEYWSPPSLFNLASRTGFDIESFIFSFAIGGIGAIMYEALLRVNHQEISKHERHRKKHRLHLLALASPVIVFLPLQLFTKLNPIYSASIAMFVGGIAAIFCRPDLKRKVWIGGLSFLALYFGFFLLFNLGYPGLVQEVWNLSAISGVLLLGVPLEELMFAFTFGMLWSSIYEHVLWYKAVKARDERTNLEDKKEKV; translated from the coding sequence ATGGCATTGAATCCATGGTTAACAGCGTCTTTAGTACTTCTGTCAGTTTGGCTGCTTATCTGGTTGGTTAAGCCAAAACTCCGTAAAGAAATGTTTTGGGTAAGTATTTTCACTGCGCCTTTTGGACTAACCGAACATTTGTTCGTGCCCGAATACTGGAGCCCTCCATCTTTATTTAACCTAGCTAGTAGAACCGGCTTTGATATCGAGAGCTTTATTTTCAGCTTTGCTATTGGTGGGATTGGGGCGATCATGTATGAAGCTTTACTTAGAGTGAACCATCAAGAAATAAGCAAGCATGAAAGACATAGAAAAAAACATAGATTGCATCTACTTGCTTTAGCTTCTCCGGTGATTGTTTTCCTTCCATTACAATTATTTACTAAATTGAATCCCATTTATTCAGCGAGTATCGCCATGTTTGTTGGCGGGATAGCCGCAATTTTCTGCCGGCCTGATCTAAAGAGAAAAGTCTGGATTGGAGGGTTATCCTTCCTAGCCCTCTATTTTGGATTTTTCCTTTTGTTTAACCTAGGTTATCCTGGTTTGGTTCAAGAAGTGTGGAATCTTTCAGCAATTTCAGGAGTATTGCTTCTTGGAGTGCCCTTGGAAGAATTGATGTTTGCTTTTACCTTTGGAATGTTATGGTCAAGCATCTATGAGCACGTACTGTGGTATAAGGCGGTTAAAGCACGAGATGAAAGAACTAACCTTGAAGATAAGAAAGAAAAAGTGTAA